Proteins from a genomic interval of Lolium perenne isolate Kyuss_39 chromosome 1, Kyuss_2.0, whole genome shotgun sequence:
- the LOC127293665 gene encoding protein PLASTID TRANSCRIPTIONALLY ACTIVE 16, chloroplastic gives MAPALTSNPPSFRPLSSPLRRRAPAFLCRVGAGKPGADEETKKKPFFVDFTGKFTEAKALIPAFPSPATGSLFAGGRGKKDAQTVFVAGATGQTGVRIAQTLLRQGFAVRAGVPDLASAQELARLAAAYGLISPAEARRLNAVESDFDDTEAIAKSIGPAAKVVITVGLAEKGPEGGVVTTDDALRVVQAADLAGVAHVVVVYDVGAAGFSGASANSVLDGFTSFFSNLFSRVQTMSVSEFLSKVVQTDVNYTVVKASLTDDYNPESSYGLVLAKEDSSTASSTETGKVSKLQIASLVADVFSNVEIAENKVVEVSTSSSGTSKPTVEALTGIPEDVRRKVYKEAAAKAQAEEEALASQRAGDAEEPTSKLKAEGTSEEAGASPMNEAQASLENLLTRAKGLKLNTDFSWDKFSTQLAAAGGAARNSGEEESKAQIATVRGRARAEKLAPQRAVVKPVAQKVKQVTKQPAPKEVRPVFGGLFKQETIFVDED, from the exons ATGGCGCCCGCGCTCACCTCCAACCCTCCTTCCTTCCgccccctctcctctcctcttcGCCGCCGCGCCCCAGCTTTCCTCTGCCGGGTCGGCGCCGGCAAGCCCGGAGCAGATGAGGAGACCAAGAAGAAGCCCTTCTTTGTAGACTTCACCGGCAAGTTTACGGAGGCCAAGGCGCTGATACCGGCCTTCCCGTCGCCGGCAACCGGGTCGCTCTTTGCCGGTGGAAGAGGAAAGAAGGACGCGCAGACTGTGTTCGTCGCGGGCGCCACGGGGCAGACGGGTGTCCGCATTGCACAGACGCTGCTCCGGCAAGGCTTCGCCGTGCGCGCCGGGGTTCCGGACCTCGCGTCCGCACAGGAGCTGGCTCGGCTTGCCGCCGCGTACGGGCTCATATCCCCCGCGGAGGCGCGCAGGCTCAACGCAGTGGAGTCGGATTTCGATGACACTGAGGCGATCGCCAAGTCCATCGGCCCAGCGGCCAAGGTGGTGATCACGGTCGGTCTGGCCGAGAAAGGACCAGAGGGCGGAGTGGTCACTACCGACGATGCGCTCCGGGTAGTGCAGGCTGCAGACCTCGCAGGCGTGGCGCATGTCGTCGTCGTCTACGACGTGGGTGCCGCTGGCTTCAGTGGGGCATCCGCGAACAGCGTGCTTGATGGGTTCACCTCGTTTTTCTCGAATCTGTTCTCGCGCGTGCAGACTATGTCGGTGAGCGAATTCTTGTCCAAGGTGGTGCAGACCGATGTGAACTACACCGTAGTCAAGGCGTCACTCACCGACGACTACAACCCTGAGAGCTCATATGGCTTGGTCCTCGCCAAAGAGGATTCGTCGACGGCTTCCTCAACGGAAACTGGCAAG GTGTCCAAGTTGCAGATTGCTTCTCTGGTGGCTGATGTTTTCTCCAACGTGGAAATTGCAGAGAACAAG GTAGTGGAAGTTTCAACTAGCTCATCAGGAACATCCAAGCCAACAGTGGAGGCATTAAC AGGTATTCCCGAGGACGTTAGAAGAAAAGTGTACAAAGAAGCTGCTGCAAAAGCACAAGCAGAAGAGGAAGCCCTCGCATCACAGCGAGCTGGCGATGCAGAAGAACCCACGAGTAAGCTCAAAGCCGAAGGGACCTCAGAAGAGGCAGGCGCAAGTCCAATGAACGAGGCGCAAGCCTCACTGGAGAACCTTCTGACCAGAGCCAAAGGCCTGAAGCTCAACACGGACTTCTCCTGGGACAAGTTCAGCACGCAGCTAGCAGCCGCAGGAGGTGCTGCACGGAACTCGGGCGAGGAGGAGTCAAAAGCCCAGATCGCCACGGTGAGAGGCCGGGCCAGGGCTGAGAAACTGGCACCACAGAGGGCTGTCGTGAAGCCAGTGGCACAGAAGGTGAAGCAGGTGACGAAGCAGCCGGCTCCCAAGGAGGTGAGGCCCGTGTTTGGGGGACTCTTCAAGCAAGAGACCATCTTTGTGGACGAGGACTGA